Proteins encoded in a region of the Streptomyces liliiviolaceus genome:
- a CDS encoding type B 50S ribosomal protein L31 → MQQDKHPDYHSVVFRDRAAGYAFLTRSTAASDQTIEWDDGRTYPVVDVEISSESHPFYTGTARTVDTEGRVARFEKRYGGGGQDKASGEGEAS, encoded by the coding sequence ATGCAGCAGGACAAGCACCCCGACTACCACTCCGTCGTCTTCCGTGACCGGGCCGCCGGGTACGCCTTCCTGACCCGGTCCACCGCCGCCAGCGACCAGACGATCGAGTGGGACGACGGCCGGACGTACCCCGTCGTGGATGTGGAGATCTCCTCGGAGAGCCACCCCTTCTACACGGGGACGGCCAGGACCGTGGACACCGAGGGACGGGTCGCCCGCTTCGAGAAGCGGTACGGCGGCGGAGGCCAGGACAAGGCGTCGGGCGAGGGCGAGGCGTCCTGA
- a CDS encoding ABC transporter ATP-binding protein: protein MIGVAPPAYDPAAPTTAETLPVGATATVRAYVAELFRRHRRTFLVLVTVNTVAVVSSMVGPYLLGSLVQHVSEGTTAARELHLERTAALFALALVVQAVFVHQVQLRGAMLGERMLADLREDFLVRAVGLPPGVLERAGTGDLLSRITTDIDRLANAMREAVPQLAIAVVWVVLLLGGLVVTAPPLAPAVLVAVPILLIGCRWYFKRAASGYRSEAAGYAAVAAVLAETVDAGRTVEAHRLGERRIDLSDRRVREWTAWERYTLWLRSVLFPVVNVTHTTVLGSVLMIGGYFVLQGWIDVGQLTTGALIAQMLVDPVGLILRWYDELQVAHVSLARLVGVREIEPDAGDGALAPDGRDVHADEVHFGYRAGVDVLRKVSLEVAPGTRLALVGPSGAGKSTLGRLLAGIYAPRTGQVTLGGAELSRMSAERVRSHVALVNQEHHVFVGALRDNLLLARTGADDAELWAALGAVDAGGWARALDDGLDTEVGSGGVALTPAQAQQIALARLVLADPHTLVLDEATSLLDPRAARHLERSLARVLDGRTVVAIAHRLHTAHDADVIAVVENGRISELGSHDQLVAANGAYAALWRSWHG, encoded by the coding sequence ATGATCGGCGTGGCGCCACCGGCCTACGATCCGGCGGCCCCGACGACCGCAGAGACCCTGCCCGTCGGCGCCACCGCGACCGTACGCGCCTACGTGGCCGAACTGTTCCGGCGGCATCGCCGGACCTTCCTGGTGCTCGTCACCGTCAACACGGTCGCCGTCGTCTCCTCGATGGTGGGCCCCTATCTGCTGGGCTCCCTGGTCCAGCACGTCTCCGAGGGCACGACCGCCGCGCGCGAACTGCACCTGGAGCGCACCGCCGCCCTGTTCGCCCTCGCCCTGGTCGTCCAGGCCGTGTTCGTGCACCAGGTGCAACTGCGCGGGGCCATGCTCGGCGAGCGGATGCTGGCCGACCTGCGCGAGGACTTCCTCGTACGGGCCGTGGGGCTGCCGCCCGGCGTCCTGGAGCGGGCCGGTACGGGCGATCTGCTCTCCCGGATCACCACGGACATCGACCGGCTGGCCAACGCCATGCGCGAGGCCGTGCCCCAGCTGGCCATCGCCGTGGTGTGGGTGGTGCTGCTGCTGGGCGGGCTGGTCGTGACCGCGCCGCCGCTCGCGCCCGCCGTACTGGTCGCCGTCCCGATCCTGCTGATCGGCTGCCGCTGGTACTTCAAGCGCGCCGCGTCCGGCTACCGCTCCGAGGCCGCCGGTTACGCGGCCGTGGCCGCCGTGCTCGCCGAGACCGTGGACGCCGGCCGCACCGTCGAGGCGCACCGCCTCGGCGAGCGCCGCATCGATCTGTCGGACCGGCGGGTCAGGGAGTGGACCGCCTGGGAGCGGTACACCCTCTGGCTGCGGTCGGTGCTCTTCCCGGTCGTCAACGTCACCCACACCACGGTCCTCGGCTCGGTCCTCATGATCGGCGGATACTTCGTCCTCCAGGGCTGGATCGACGTGGGCCAGCTGACGACGGGCGCCCTGATCGCGCAGATGCTCGTCGACCCGGTGGGCCTGATCCTGCGCTGGTACGACGAGCTGCAGGTGGCCCATGTGTCGCTGGCACGGCTGGTGGGCGTCCGCGAGATCGAGCCGGACGCGGGTGACGGTGCGCTGGCCCCCGACGGGCGTGACGTGCACGCCGACGAGGTGCACTTCGGCTACCGGGCGGGTGTCGACGTGCTGCGCAAGGTCTCCCTGGAGGTCGCGCCCGGCACCCGGCTGGCCCTGGTCGGTCCGTCCGGCGCGGGCAAGTCCACCCTGGGCAGGCTGCTCGCCGGGATCTACGCGCCCCGCACGGGCCAGGTCACCCTGGGCGGCGCCGAACTGTCCCGGATGTCCGCGGAACGGGTCCGCTCCCACGTGGCCCTGGTCAACCAGGAGCACCACGTGTTCGTGGGCGCCCTGCGCGACAACCTGCTCCTCGCCCGCACGGGCGCCGACGACGCCGAGCTGTGGGCCGCCCTCGGCGCGGTCGACGCCGGCGGGTGGGCGCGGGCGCTGGACGACGGTCTCGACACCGAGGTCGGCTCGGGCGGTGTCGCGCTCACACCCGCCCAGGCCCAGCAGATCGCGCTCGCCCGCCTGGTGCTCGCGGACCCGCACACACTGGTCCTCGACGAGGCCACCTCGCTCCTCGACCCGCGGGCGGCCAGGCACCTGGAGCGCTCCCTGGCCCGGGTCCTCGACGGCCGCACCGTGGTCGCCATCGCCCACCGGCTGCACACGGCCCACGACGCGGACGTCATCGCCGTCGTCGAGAACGGCCGCATCAGCGAACTCGGCAGCCACGACCAGCTGGTCGCCGCGAACGGCGCGTACGCGGCGCTGTGGCGGTCCTGGCACGGGTGA
- a CDS encoding metal-dependent hydrolase, with protein MMGPAHSLSGAAAWLGVGAAAAASGHTMPWPVLLTGALICAGAALAPDLDHKAATISRAFGPVSRGLCEIVDKLSYAVYKGTRKPGDPRRSGGHRTLTHTWLWAVLIGAGASVAAITGGRWAVLGLLFVHMVLAIEGLLWRATRGSSADVLVWLLAATSAWIIAGVLDKPGNGADWLFTAPGQEYLWLGLPIILGALVHDIGDALTVSGCPILWPIPVGRKRWYPIGPPKAMRFRAGSWVELKVLMPAFMLLGGVGAAAALNFI; from the coding sequence ATGATGGGACCAGCACACTCACTGTCCGGGGCGGCGGCCTGGCTGGGCGTCGGAGCGGCGGCGGCGGCCTCCGGCCACACGATGCCGTGGCCGGTGCTCCTGACCGGGGCGCTGATCTGCGCGGGCGCCGCCCTCGCCCCGGATCTGGACCACAAGGCCGCCACCATCTCGCGGGCCTTCGGACCGGTGTCACGGGGCCTGTGCGAGATCGTCGACAAGCTCTCGTACGCCGTCTACAAGGGGACGCGGAAGCCCGGCGACCCGCGGCGTTCGGGTGGGCACCGGACACTGACGCACACCTGGCTGTGGGCCGTGCTGATCGGCGCCGGAGCCTCGGTCGCCGCGATCACGGGAGGCCGCTGGGCGGTTCTGGGACTTCTGTTCGTGCACATGGTGCTCGCCATCGAAGGGCTGCTCTGGCGGGCGACGCGTGGTTCCAGCGCCGACGTCCTGGTCTGGCTGCTGGCCGCGACGAGTGCGTGGATCATCGCGGGAGTGCTGGACAAGCCGGGCAACGGAGCCGACTGGCTCTTCACCGCGCCGGGCCAGGAGTACCTGTGGCTCGGGCTGCCGATCATCCTCGGTGCGCTGGTGCACGACATCGGGGACGCGCTGACGGTGTCGGGCTGCCCGATCCTGTGGCCGATCCCGGTCGGCCGCAAGCGCTGGTACCCGATCGGGCCGCCCAAGGCGATGCGGTTCCGGGCAGGCAGCTGGGTGGAGCTGAAGGTGCTGATGCCGGCATTCATGCTGCTGGGCGGAGTGGGCGCCGCGGCGGCACTCAACTTCATCTGA
- a CDS encoding DUF5709 domain-containing protein — protein sequence MDSADGWGDDVYQPDGSEVQDDAGLLDAEDTLETDGVSDPLDRGWSPPERPWAVERKDVTAAERHRGETLDERLAEELPDIAAPDGDGIGDCSDSDGEPLDNEVGTLRSGRLVAPGEGAHEDGESGLIATDVGIDGAAASAEEAAMHIVDEDSLSG from the coding sequence GTGGACAGCGCCGACGGTTGGGGAGACGATGTCTACCAGCCCGACGGATCCGAGGTTCAGGACGACGCCGGACTGCTCGACGCCGAGGACACCCTCGAAACCGACGGTGTGAGCGACCCTCTGGATCGCGGCTGGTCGCCTCCGGAACGCCCCTGGGCGGTGGAACGCAAAGACGTGACAGCGGCCGAGCGCCATCGCGGCGAAACCCTCGACGAACGTCTCGCCGAAGAACTCCCGGACATCGCGGCACCCGACGGCGACGGCATCGGAGACTGCTCCGACTCGGACGGCGAACCCCTGGACAACGAAGTGGGCACCCTCCGCTCCGGACGTCTCGTGGCCCCCGGAGAAGGAGCGCACGAGGACGGGGAGAGCGGGCTGATCGCCACCGACGTGGGCATCGACGGAGCCGCTGCCTCGGCGGAGGAGGCCGCCATGCACATCGTCGACGAGGACTCCCTGTCCGGCTGA
- a CDS encoding DEAD/DEAH box helicase: MTLIDQLPQTADPDALYEAFESWAGERGLTLYPHQEEALIEVVSGANVIVSTPTGSGKSMIAAGAHFAALARDEVTFYTAPIKALVSEKFFELCKMFGTENVGMLTGDASVNADAPVICCTAEVLASIALRDGKQADVGQVVMDEFHFYAEGDRGWAWQIPILELPQAQFILMSATLGDVSMFEEDLTRRTGRPTSVVRSATRPVPLSYEYKLTPLTETLTELLETRQAPVYIVHFTQAQAVERAQALMSINMCTREEKDQIAALIGNFRFTTKFGRNLSRYVRHGIGVHHAGMLPKYRRLVEKLAQAGLLKVICGTDTLGVGVNVPIRTVLFTALAKYDGTRVRTLRAREFHQIAGRAGRAGFDTAGFVVAQAPEHVVENEKALAKAGDDPKKRRKVVRKKAPEGFVGWTEGTFEKLISSDPEPLTSRFRVTHTMLLSVIARPGNAFAAMRHLLEDNHEPRKQQLRHIRRAIAIYRSLLDGGVVEKLDTPDAEGRIVRLTVDLQQNFALNQPLSTFALAAFDLLDQESPSYALDMVSVVESTLDDPRQILAAQQNKARGEAVGAMKADGVEYEERMERLQDVSYPKPLEELLFHAYDTYRKSHPWVGDHPLSPKSVIRDMYERAMTFTEFVSHYELARTEGIVLRYLASAYKALDHTVPDDLKSEDLEDLIAWLGEMVRQVDSSLLDEWEQLANPEVMTAEEAQEKADQVKPVTANGRAFRVLVRNAMFRRVELAALDNVAELGELDSEAGWDADAWGEAMDDYWDEYDDLGTGPDARGPKLLLIDEQPENGLWRVRQTFADPNGDHDWGISAEIDLVASDAEGRAIVKVTAVGQL, from the coding sequence GTGACCCTTATCGATCAGCTGCCGCAGACCGCAGATCCCGACGCCCTCTACGAAGCCTTCGAGTCGTGGGCCGGGGAACGCGGTCTCACGCTCTATCCCCACCAGGAGGAGGCGCTGATCGAGGTGGTCTCGGGTGCGAACGTGATCGTGTCGACCCCCACCGGGTCCGGCAAGAGCATGATCGCCGCGGGTGCGCACTTCGCGGCTCTCGCCCGGGACGAGGTCACCTTCTACACCGCGCCGATCAAGGCGCTCGTCTCGGAGAAGTTCTTCGAGCTGTGCAAGATGTTCGGCACCGAGAACGTCGGCATGCTGACCGGCGACGCGTCCGTGAACGCGGACGCCCCGGTCATCTGCTGCACCGCCGAGGTCCTTGCCTCGATCGCGCTGCGCGACGGCAAACAGGCCGACGTCGGCCAGGTCGTGATGGACGAGTTCCACTTCTACGCCGAGGGCGACCGCGGCTGGGCCTGGCAGATCCCGATCCTCGAACTGCCGCAGGCCCAGTTCATCCTGATGTCGGCGACGCTCGGCGACGTCTCCATGTTCGAGGAGGACCTGACCCGGCGGACCGGCCGTCCCACTTCGGTGGTCCGCTCGGCGACCCGCCCCGTCCCTCTCTCCTACGAGTACAAGCTGACTCCGCTCACCGAGACGCTCACCGAACTCCTGGAGACGAGGCAGGCGCCCGTCTACATCGTGCACTTCACCCAGGCGCAGGCCGTGGAGCGGGCGCAGGCTCTGATGAGCATCAACATGTGCACGCGCGAGGAGAAGGACCAGATCGCCGCGCTGATCGGCAACTTCCGCTTCACCACCAAGTTCGGCCGCAACCTCTCCCGCTACGTACGGCACGGCATCGGTGTGCATCACGCCGGCATGCTGCCCAAGTACCGCCGCCTGGTCGAGAAGCTGGCGCAGGCCGGACTGCTGAAGGTCATCTGCGGCACGGACACCCTCGGTGTCGGCGTCAACGTGCCCATCCGCACCGTGCTGTTCACCGCTCTGGCGAAGTACGACGGCACGCGTGTGCGGACCCTGCGCGCGCGGGAGTTCCACCAGATCGCCGGCCGGGCGGGCCGGGCCGGCTTCGACACGGCGGGCTTCGTCGTGGCGCAGGCCCCCGAGCACGTCGTGGAGAACGAGAAGGCCCTTGCCAAGGCCGGCGACGACCCGAAGAAGCGTCGCAAGGTGGTGCGCAAGAAGGCCCCGGAAGGCTTTGTGGGCTGGACGGAGGGCACGTTCGAGAAGCTGATCTCGTCCGATCCTGAGCCGCTGACCTCGCGTTTCCGAGTCACTCACACGATGCTTCTTTCTGTGATCGCGCGGCCCGGCAACGCCTTCGCCGCGATGCGTCATCTGCTGGAGGACAACCACGAGCCGCGCAAGCAGCAACTGCGGCACATCAGGCGGGCGATCGCCATCTACCGCTCCCTCCTCGACGGCGGAGTCGTGGAGAAACTCGACACACCGGACGCGGAAGGGCGCATCGTGCGCCTCACCGTCGACCTGCAGCAGAACTTCGCTCTCAACCAGCCGCTGTCGACCTTCGCTCTCGCCGCGTTCGACCTCCTGGACCAGGAATCTCCCTCCTACGCCCTGGACATGGTGTCCGTCGTGGAGTCCACGCTGGACGACCCGCGGCAGATCCTCGCCGCCCAGCAGAACAAGGCCCGCGGTGAGGCCGTGGGGGCGATGAAGGCGGACGGCGTCGAGTACGAGGAGCGCATGGAGCGGCTCCAGGACGTGTCGTACCCCAAGCCGCTGGAAGAGCTGCTCTTCCATGCGTACGACACCTACCGCAAGAGCCACCCGTGGGTGGGTGACCATCCGCTCTCCCCGAAGTCCGTCATCCGGGACATGTACGAACGGGCCATGACCTTCACCGAGTTCGTGTCCCACTACGAACTCGCCCGCACCGAGGGCATCGTGCTCCGCTACCTGGCGAGCGCCTACAAGGCCCTTGACCACACCGTCCCGGACGACCTGAAGTCGGAGGACCTGGAAGACCTGATCGCCTGGCTCGGCGAGATGGTGCGTCAGGTCGACTCCAGCCTCCTCGACGAGTGGGAACAGCTCGCCAACCCCGAGGTGATGACGGCCGAGGAGGCCCAGGAGAAGGCCGACCAGGTCAAGCCGGTCACGGCCAACGGGCGTGCCTTCCGGGTCCTCGTCCGCAACGCCATGTTCCGGCGTGTCGAACTCGCCGCCCTCGACAACGTCGCCGAACTCGGAGAGCTCGACTCCGAGGCGGGCTGGGACGCCGATGCCTGGGGCGAGGCCATGGACGACTACTGGGACGAGTACGACGACCTCGGCACCGGCCCCGACGCCCGAGGTCCCAAGCTCCTGCTCATCGACGAGCAGCCGGAGAACGGTCTGTGGCGGGTCCGGCAGACGTTCGCCGACCCGAACGGCGACCACGACTGGGGTATCAGCGCGGAGATCGACCTCGTGGCCTCCGATGCCGAGGGACGTGCCATCGTCAAGGTCACCGCCGTCGGCCAGCTGTGA
- a CDS encoding Gfo/Idh/MocA family protein, with the protein MHDDHATPESGAEPDEHPEGRSRRSVLRTAGVTGTGLGLGLGLGSFAGGGGTAHAAGAAAPAENAADGEPAAPAAQGRTMIGVPFEGRGTVRVGIIGLGNRGGGMIDLFLALDGVRVVALCDPVKDKTARAAAKVVAAGQPAPATYTKGEHDFVELCARGDLDFVYVATPWDLHFEMARTAMLSGKHVGVECPVAMRLDQLWELVDLSERTRRHCMQLENCCYGRNEMRVLRMAHAGKFGRLLHGAGAYNHDLRGLMFDPDYYEGPWRRLWHTRLRGDLYPNHGFGPVANYMDVNRGDRVTHISSFGTPSLGLAEYRAEHMPPGDPSWKETYIESDRTISLVQTAKGRVIRLEHDVSTPHPYSRINSLGGTKGVFEDYPERIYIEPDHTDDAWGDFSAYAEWDHWLWKEHSDPPGGHGGMDYIMLFRLMQSIRLGLVPDFDVYDAATWTAPVPLSHASIKANGAPQAIPDFTRGLWKKERPGMDSPKPQDDLRQNG; encoded by the coding sequence ATGCACGACGATCACGCGACACCGGAATCCGGAGCCGAACCCGACGAGCATCCTGAGGGCCGCTCCCGGCGCTCGGTACTGCGCACGGCGGGCGTCACCGGAACGGGACTGGGCCTGGGGCTGGGCCTCGGTTCGTTCGCGGGTGGCGGCGGCACGGCACACGCCGCCGGAGCCGCGGCGCCGGCAGAGAACGCCGCGGACGGCGAACCGGCCGCTCCCGCCGCGCAGGGCAGAACCATGATCGGCGTGCCGTTCGAGGGGCGCGGGACCGTGCGGGTCGGGATCATCGGGCTCGGCAACCGCGGCGGCGGCATGATCGACCTGTTCCTGGCCCTCGACGGCGTCCGTGTCGTCGCACTGTGCGATCCGGTCAAGGACAAGACCGCGAGAGCCGCGGCCAAGGTGGTGGCCGCGGGACAGCCCGCCCCGGCGACGTACACGAAGGGCGAGCACGACTTCGTCGAGCTCTGCGCGCGCGGGGACCTCGACTTCGTGTACGTGGCGACGCCCTGGGACCTGCATTTCGAGATGGCGCGCACGGCGATGCTCAGCGGCAAGCACGTCGGTGTGGAGTGTCCGGTCGCGATGCGGCTCGACCAGCTCTGGGAACTGGTCGACCTCTCCGAACGGACCCGCAGACACTGCATGCAGTTGGAGAACTGCTGCTACGGCCGCAACGAGATGCGGGTCCTGCGCATGGCGCACGCGGGGAAGTTCGGGCGGCTGCTGCACGGCGCCGGGGCCTACAACCACGATCTGCGCGGCCTGATGTTCGACCCGGACTACTACGAAGGTCCCTGGCGGCGGCTGTGGCACACCCGGCTGCGCGGCGACCTCTATCCGAACCACGGCTTCGGCCCGGTCGCCAACTACATGGACGTCAACCGCGGTGACCGCGTCACCCACATCTCCAGCTTCGGCACCCCCTCGCTGGGCCTCGCCGAGTACCGCGCGGAGCACATGCCGCCGGGCGACCCGAGCTGGAAGGAGACGTACATCGAGAGCGACCGGACCATCAGCCTCGTACAGACCGCCAAGGGGCGGGTGATCCGGCTCGAACACGATGTGTCGACGCCCCATCCCTACTCGCGGATCAACAGCCTCGGCGGTACGAAGGGTGTGTTCGAGGACTACCCGGAGCGGATCTATATAGAGCCGGACCACACGGACGACGCCTGGGGCGACTTCTCGGCGTACGCGGAGTGGGACCACTGGCTGTGGAAGGAGCACTCCGACCCGCCCGGCGGGCACGGCGGGATGGACTACATCATGCTGTTCCGGCTGATGCAGTCCATCCGGCTCGGGCTGGTACCGGACTTCGACGTCTACGACGCCGCCACCTGGACCGCTCCGGTGCCGCTGAGCCACGCCTCGATCAAGGCGAACGGGGCACCGCAGGCGATCCCGGACTTCACCCGCGGGTTGTGGAAGAAGGAGCGGCCGGGCATGGACTCGCCGAAGCCGCAGGACGACCTTCGACAGAACGGGTGA
- a CDS encoding ABC transporter transmembrane domain-containing protein, protein MQIQDLPYPDPGVPDARSGPRFLVWLGRNQLGGQMKALVWGLLHFLSVSALPFCVGFAVQSVVDRSGARLALAGGLLALCGFGIALGDTMLHRAAVTNWITAAARVQQLLARRTALLGSALTRRVAAGEIVAVSTGDVEKIGWFVEAVSRFTAAAVTVVLVCVALVVYQPALGGVVAVGLPVLALSVLPLLPRATRRADFQRERAGRATELASDTVAGLRVLRGIGGEELFLDRYRRASQEVRHAAVRSARMWALIHAIQVFLPGLLLIVVVWHGVNLAREGRITVGEMVTVYSAVMILTYPLRHFTEIAMAYSFSRPSARRAARVLSLERATDGEGSREAVVPTGDLYDPATGLLAPEGRLTAVVCGDPDAAGELAERLGGHTAESSELPSALVGGVPLDELPLRSARNAVLVQDKDPVLLSGTLRELLDVPSSGDVSPEEALTAAQCGDVLDALAQGSLDADDPMDARITERGRSLSGGQRQRLALARSLVTAPGVLVLDEPTSAVDSHTEARIADGIRALRQGRTTVVLTSSPLLLDRADRVVLVHEGEVAAVGVHRELLHSDARYRAVVTRETDDEVAEQELNRLQELEEIEETA, encoded by the coding sequence ATGCAGATTCAAGACCTTCCGTATCCCGACCCGGGTGTGCCGGACGCACGCTCGGGGCCCCGATTCCTGGTATGGCTCGGCCGGAATCAGCTCGGCGGACAGATGAAGGCCCTGGTCTGGGGGCTGCTGCACTTCCTGTCCGTGTCCGCACTGCCCTTCTGCGTCGGCTTCGCCGTCCAGTCCGTCGTGGACCGCTCCGGCGCGCGACTGGCCCTCGCGGGCGGGCTGCTCGCCCTGTGCGGTTTCGGTATCGCGCTGGGCGACACCATGCTGCACCGGGCCGCGGTCACCAACTGGATCACCGCGGCCGCCCGCGTGCAGCAGCTGCTGGCCCGCAGGACCGCTCTGCTGGGCTCCGCGCTGACCCGCCGCGTCGCGGCCGGTGAGATCGTGGCGGTCTCCACGGGCGACGTCGAGAAGATCGGCTGGTTCGTGGAAGCCGTGTCCCGGTTCACCGCGGCCGCGGTGACCGTCGTGCTCGTCTGTGTCGCCCTCGTCGTCTACCAGCCGGCACTCGGCGGTGTCGTCGCCGTGGGCCTGCCCGTCCTGGCGCTGTCGGTGCTGCCGCTGCTGCCCCGGGCCACCCGCCGCGCCGACTTCCAGCGCGAGAGGGCGGGACGCGCCACCGAGCTGGCCTCGGACACCGTCGCGGGCCTGCGCGTGCTGCGCGGGATCGGCGGCGAGGAACTGTTCCTCGACCGCTACCGCCGCGCCTCGCAGGAGGTCCGGCACGCCGCCGTGCGCAGCGCCCGCATGTGGGCGCTGATCCACGCGATCCAGGTCTTCCTCCCCGGTCTGCTGCTGATCGTCGTCGTCTGGCACGGCGTGAACCTGGCCCGCGAGGGCCGGATCACCGTCGGCGAGATGGTCACCGTCTACAGCGCGGTCATGATCCTCACCTATCCGCTGCGGCACTTCACCGAGATCGCGATGGCGTACTCCTTCTCCCGACCGTCCGCCAGGCGCGCGGCGCGGGTACTGTCCCTCGAACGGGCCACGGACGGCGAGGGATCGCGCGAGGCCGTCGTGCCGACCGGGGATCTGTACGACCCCGCGACCGGTCTACTCGCGCCCGAGGGACGGCTCACCGCCGTGGTGTGCGGCGACCCGGACGCCGCGGGCGAACTGGCCGAACGGCTCGGCGGCCATACGGCGGAGTCCTCGGAACTGCCGTCCGCGCTGGTCGGAGGCGTGCCGCTCGACGAACTGCCCCTCCGCTCCGCCCGCAACGCCGTCCTCGTCCAGGACAAGGATCCGGTCCTGCTCTCCGGCACGCTGCGCGAACTGCTCGACGTGCCCTCGTCGGGAGACGTCAGTCCCGAGGAGGCGCTGACCGCGGCCCAGTGCGGCGACGTCCTGGACGCGCTCGCCCAGGGCTCGCTGGACGCCGACGACCCGATGGACGCCCGGATCACCGAACGCGGCCGGTCCCTGTCCGGCGGCCAGCGCCAGCGCCTCGCACTGGCCCGGTCGCTGGTCACGGCCCCGGGCGTACTGGTCCTGGACGAACCGACGTCCGCGGTCGACTCGCACACCGAGGCGCGGATCGCCGACGGGATCCGCGCCCTGCGGCAGGGACGCACGACGGTGGTCCTCACCTCGTCGCCGCTGCTGCTGGACCGGGCGGACCGGGTCGTGCTTGTCCACGAGGGCGAGGTGGCGGCGGTCGGCGTGCACCGCGAACTGCTGCACAGCGACGCGCGATACCGCGCCGTGGTGACCCGTGAGACCGACGACGAGGTCGCCGAACAGGAACTGAACCGGCTGCAGGAACTGGAAGAGATCGAGGAGACGGCATGA